ATAGGGACACAATCTGCAGTTCTTATACCCAAAAAAATATTTTTATCAAATGTATATACAGCATCTCCTTCAATTTCAAAAAGGGATAAAGAAGTGTTAGAAAATAAATTTTCTTCTAATTTGATTATCTGAGTGCTATGGATTTGTTTAGGAAAAAAAATTTTAAATGAATTTAAGGCATTTAAAGAATTAAAATTAAAAGGGTAGGGCAATTTTTGGGAAAAAACACCAAAAACAGAAATATCTTTAAAAATTGGTGGAAATATAAATTCAGTGTTAAATAAATTTTTGAAAACACATAATAAATTTTTCATAATCTTAGCTTATAGATTTTAAAAATTCAGTTAAAATGTCTTTAAGTTTTGCTAAGGCTTTACCTCTATGACTTAGTTTATTTTTTTCTTCAATTGGGAGTTCAGCTGCGGTTTTTTTGTAATTGTATTCAGGAACTAAAAATATGGGATCATACCCAAATCCGTAAGAACCCCTCGGTTCAAATCCTATAAGTCCTTCCCAAATGCCTTCACTTTTTATATATTTTCCACTTGGATGATAAACTACTATAACACAAACAAATCGAGCTTTTCTTTTTTCAAGAGGTACATTTTTGAGAAGTTCTAAAAGTTTTTTATTATTTTCTTCATCAGAAGCATTTTCTCCTGCAAATCGAGAGGAATAAATTCCTGGTGCTCCATTTAGGATATCTACCTCTAATCCAGAATCATCTGCTAAGGATAAAAGTCCAGTTTTTTCTGCATAATATTTGGCTTTGAGATAGGCATTTTCAAAAAAGGTATTTCCAGTTTCTTGAGGGGGAGTTATATTAGGAAAATCTTTTAGAGTTTTTATTTCAAAATCAAAGTCTTTTAAAGCTTCACTTATTTCTTTAGCTTTTCCCATATTAGAAGTTGCTATAAGTAATATTTGTTTTTTCACTCTTTTAGTACCTCTTTTTGTTTTTTAATTAATTCAAAA
The window above is part of the Thermodesulfobacterium geofontis OPF15 genome. Proteins encoded here:
- a CDS encoding XTP/dITP diphosphatase; its protein translation is MKKQILLIATSNMGKAKEISEALKDFDFEIKTLKDFPNITPPQETGNTFFENAYLKAKYYAEKTGLLSLADDSGLEVDILNGAPGIYSSRFAGENASDEENNKKLLELLKNVPLEKRKARFVCVIVVYHPSGKYIKSEGIWEGLIGFEPRGSYGFGYDPIFLVPEYNYKKTAAELPIEEKNKLSHRGKALAKLKDILTEFLKSIS